Proteins encoded together in one Eubalaena glacialis isolate mEubGla1 chromosome 7, mEubGla1.1.hap2.+ XY, whole genome shotgun sequence window:
- the LOC133095617 gene encoding uncharacterized protein LOC133095617: MTWGCGRGSRGLRICVVCYLAPSREARAVVTIYGDNNNPVQDGPWAARGLHRSPGGSSWAGSAEVVKDSGGSVVHGVGTLMTGAEEASAEGQPRSRRGMNIPAHLNEASDTLEGVQGVREADGSDYGDGPGKHHPQAHPEVAPYLWLVMGRHGLVFWYDLAISSLSPQGPDWLGSAPEAALALLQESGSLASLVGLLLVLLHRCLWDSHVQDA; this comes from the exons ATGACGTGGGGCTGCGGGCGGGGATCGCGTGGGTTGAGGATCTGCGTGGTCTGTTACCTCGCCCCCTCCCGGGAGGCCCGTGCTGTTGTTACCATTTACGG TGATAACAACAACCCCGTGCAGGATGGCCCCTGGGCTGCCCGGGGTCTGCACAGGTCCCCTGGAGGATCCTCCTGGGCAGGGAGCGCTGAAGTGGTAAAGGACAGTGGGGGCAGCGTGGTGCACGGGGTGGGGACATTAATGACGGGAGCTGAGGAAGCTTCTGCAGAGGGCCAGCCGCGGAGCAGACGAGGCATGAACATACCTGCTCATTTGAACGAGGCCAGCGACACGTTGGAGGGTGTTCAGGGGGTTCGTGAAGCAGACGGCAGTGATTATGGCGACGGCCCAGGGAAGCACCATCCCCAGGCCCACCCAGAAGTTGCCCCTTATCTGTGGCTGGTGATGGGTCGCCACGGGCTGGTGTTCTGGTATGACCTGGCTATCAGCTCTCTCAGCCCTCAGGGACCTGACTGGTTGGGCAGTGCCCCGGAGGCAGCCCTGGCTCTGTTGCAGGAGTCTGGCAGCCTGGCCTCCCTTGTAGGGCTCCTGCTTGTCCTCCTTCATAGATGTCTTTGGGATTCACACGTCCAAGATGCGTAG